From a region of the Arvicanthis niloticus isolate mArvNil1 chromosome 6, mArvNil1.pat.X, whole genome shotgun sequence genome:
- the LOC117711564 gene encoding T-cell-specific guanine nucleotide triphosphate-binding protein 2-like produces MSWDTIFRSFFKNFKRESKIIPEDTITLIEAYVEKNKLQNAISVIENALKNIESAPLNIAVTGETGSGKSTFINALRGVGQEEEGAAATGVVETTMRRIAYPHAKLQNVTIWDLPGIGSTNFPPQSYLTQMKFNEYDFFIIISSTRFKENDAQLAKAIEMMGMNFYFVRTKIDNDLGNEQKSKPKTFNKEKVLMKIRDDCSEHLQEALCSEPPVFLVSNFNMSDYDFPKLETKLLEDLPALKRHIFTLSLQSLTEATINCKRDSLKQKVFLEAIKAGTLATIPLGGIIMDEVENLDETFNLYRSYFGLDDASLENYAKNFNMSVNDFRVYLRFPHLFAEDNDESLENKLSKYIKRITLGFGGPLATAIYFKRAYYLQNLFIDSAANDAIALLNNPRLSDKEVGTYISMPLDYWE; encoded by the coding sequence ATGTCTTGGGACaccatctttagatcattctttaagaattttaagaGGGAAAGCAAAATCATCCCTGAGGACACCATCACCTTGATTGAGGCTTATGTAGAGAAAAATAAGCTTCAGAATGCTATTTCTGTAATCGAAAATGCACTGAAAAACATTGAGAGTGCTCCTCTGAACATCGCTGTGACAGGAGAAACAGGCTCAGGGAAGTCCACTTTCATCAATGCCCTgaggggggtggggcaggaagaaGAAGGGGCAGCTGCCACTGGGGTGGTAGAGACAACCATGAGGAGAATTGCATATCCACATGCCAAGCTTCAGAACGTGACAATATGGGACCTGCCTGGCATTGGGTCCACTAACTTCCCACCACAAAGCTACCTAACACAAATGAAGTTCAATGAGTACGACTTCTTCATTATCATCTCATCTACACGCTTCAAAGAAAATGATGCCCAACTGGCCAAAGCCATTGAAATGATGGGAATGAATTTCTACTTTGTCAGAACCAAGATAGACAATGACTTAGGTAATGAACAGAAGAGCAAGCCTAAGACTTTCAATAAGGAGAAGGTCCTCATGAAAATTCGAGATGACTGTTCAGAGCATCTTCAGGAGGCTCTGTGCAGTGAGCCTCCAGTCTTCCTAGTCTCTAACTTTAATATGTCAGACTATGACTTCCCaaagctggaaaccaaactcctAGAGGATCTCCCAGCCCTCAAGCGCCACATCTTCACACTGTCTTTGCAAAGTCTTACTGAGGCCACCATTAACTGTAAGAGAGATTCCCTGAAGCAAAAAGTCTTCCTGGAGGCCATAAAGGCTGGAACATTGGCCACCATTCCACTTGGTGGCATAATCATGGATGAGGTAGAGAATCTGGATGAAACATTCAATCTCTACAGGTCTTACTTTGGGCTGGATGATGCCTCACTGGAAAACTATGCCAAGAATTTTAACATGTCTGTGAATGACTTTAGGGTATACCTTCGGTTTCCCCATTTGTTTGCAGAAGACAATGATGAGTCCTTGGAAAACAAGCTGTCAAAATATATCAAACGAATTACTTTGGGTTTTGGTGGACCACTTGCTACAGCCATTTACTTTAAGAGAGCTTACTATTTGCAGAATCTTTTTATTGATTCTGCAGCCAATGATGCCATCGCTCTTCTGAATAATCCACGGCTTTCTGATAAGGAGGTGGGGACATATATATCTATGCCCCTCGACTACTGGGAATAA